One window of the Chitinophaga niabensis genome contains the following:
- the gltX gene encoding glutamate--tRNA ligase, whose amino-acid sequence MSQKKVRVRFAPSPTGGLHLGGVRTVLFNYLFARHHGGDFVLRIEDTDQTRFVPGAEEYILECLRWCGLEADEGPHKGGPFAPYRQSERKALYRQYGEQLVNAGFAYYAFDTPEELEAMREVEKARGNHSPQYNHSVRKTMRNSLTLDAGEVKTLLDKGTPHVIRIKMPENETVTFTDMIRGEVSFQTSTVDDKVLLKADGMPTYHLAVVVDDYLMKISHAFRGEEWLPSAPVHILLWKYLGWEAEMPQWAHLPLILKPDGNGKLSKRDGDRLGFPVYAMNWLDPKTNELTQGFREKGFLPEAFVNMLAMLGWNAGSEQEIFSIDELIQQFSIERVHKGGAKFDYDKAKWFNHQYIVKKDDVTLAKLFQPVLAEKGLAPEETYVAKVTGLVKERCHFINEIWDHGFFFFVRPDKYDVDAVKPKWTPEKQAFFESWITEISALPDFTFAALEDNFKQLATAKNIKPGELQLPFRIMLCGGKFGPPVFVIAETLGKEETIERIKLALAIFA is encoded by the coding sequence ATGAGTCAGAAAAAAGTAAGAGTACGCTTTGCACCCAGCCCTACTGGCGGTCTTCACCTTGGAGGTGTTAGAACGGTGCTGTTCAATTACCTGTTCGCCCGCCACCATGGCGGAGATTTTGTATTAAGGATAGAAGATACAGACCAAACCCGCTTTGTGCCAGGGGCGGAAGAATATATTTTGGAATGTCTCCGCTGGTGTGGCCTGGAAGCGGATGAAGGACCTCATAAAGGAGGACCTTTTGCCCCTTACCGTCAAAGTGAGCGGAAAGCGCTTTACCGGCAATATGGAGAACAACTGGTGAACGCCGGTTTTGCCTATTATGCTTTTGATACGCCTGAAGAGCTGGAAGCTATGCGGGAAGTGGAAAAAGCACGGGGCAATCACTCTCCGCAGTACAACCATTCCGTACGCAAAACCATGCGTAACTCCCTCACGCTGGATGCTGGGGAAGTAAAAACTTTGCTGGATAAAGGCACACCTCATGTGATCCGCATTAAAATGCCGGAGAACGAAACGGTAACCTTTACGGATATGATCCGGGGAGAAGTTAGTTTCCAGACCAGCACAGTGGATGATAAAGTATTGCTGAAAGCAGATGGCATGCCCACTTACCATCTTGCCGTAGTGGTGGACGATTATCTCATGAAGATCTCTCATGCTTTCCGGGGTGAGGAATGGCTGCCTTCCGCACCAGTACACATCCTGTTATGGAAATACCTGGGCTGGGAAGCGGAGATGCCACAATGGGCGCATCTGCCACTGATCCTGAAACCGGATGGTAATGGTAAACTGAGCAAAAGGGATGGAGATCGTTTAGGCTTCCCCGTTTATGCGATGAACTGGCTGGATCCTAAAACGAATGAACTCACACAGGGTTTCCGTGAAAAGGGATTTCTTCCGGAAGCTTTCGTGAATATGCTGGCGATGCTGGGCTGGAATGCGGGTTCTGAACAGGAAATATTTTCCATCGATGAACTGATACAGCAGTTCTCTATTGAAAGAGTGCATAAAGGCGGCGCTAAATTCGATTATGATAAGGCGAAATGGTTCAACCATCAGTATATCGTGAAGAAGGATGATGTTACGCTGGCAAAGCTTTTCCAGCCTGTGTTAGCTGAAAAAGGACTGGCACCTGAAGAAACATATGTAGCTAAGGTAACCGGACTGGTGAAAGAACGCTGCCACTTTATCAATGAGATATGGGACCATGGTTTCTTCTTTTTCGTGCGGCCGGACAAGTATGATGTAGATGCCGTAAAACCTAAGTGGACGCCGGAAAAACAGGCATTCTTCGAATCCTGGATCACGGAGATCAGTGCATTGCCGGACTTTACATTTGCGGCCCTGGAAGATAACTTCAAACAACTGGCTACTGCAAAGAACATCAAACCGGGAGAGTTGCAATTACCTTTCCGCATCATGTTATGCGGAGGGAAATTTGGCCCGCCGGTATTTGTAATTGCGGAAACATTGGGGAAAGAAGAGACGATCGAAAGAATTAAGCTGGCTTTGGCAATTTTTGCGTAA
- a CDS encoding polysaccharide deacetylase family protein, producing MFYFTKTPAFLKSLYKSCIWNFSPDVPTVYLTFDDGPHPKATPFVLEQLKKYNAKATFFCIGKNVVEHPGIYQQILLDGHAVGNHTHNHVNGWKTGTETYLANIKEAAKYIRSNLFRPPYGRISPFQIKQLKDDYKIIMWDILSADFDTSINGEACLQNVVFKLQAGSIVVFHDSEKAWDRLSYALPRVLEHCARKGLRVEAIV from the coding sequence ATGTTCTATTTTACGAAAACACCCGCTTTCCTCAAATCACTGTACAAAAGCTGTATCTGGAACTTCTCTCCGGACGTGCCCACAGTCTATCTCACTTTTGATGACGGCCCGCATCCCAAAGCCACACCTTTTGTATTGGAGCAGTTGAAAAAGTACAATGCAAAAGCTACTTTCTTCTGTATCGGGAAAAATGTGGTGGAACATCCGGGGATCTATCAGCAGATCCTGCTGGATGGGCATGCCGTAGGAAACCATACACATAATCATGTGAACGGCTGGAAAACAGGTACGGAAACCTATCTCGCCAATATCAAAGAAGCCGCGAAATACATTCGTTCCAATCTTTTCCGTCCTCCATATGGACGGATCTCCCCTTTTCAGATCAAACAACTGAAAGATGATTACAAGATCATTATGTGGGATATCCTGAGTGCGGATTTTGACACTTCTATCAACGGGGAAGCTTGCCTGCAGAATGTTGTGTTCAAACTGCAAGCGGGGTCTATTGTTGTATTTCACGATAGTGAAAAAGCATGGGACAGGCTGAGCTATGCTTTGCCCAGGGTGCTGGAACATTGCGCCCGTAAAGGGTTACGGGTAGAAGCTATTGTATAA
- a CDS encoding sulfite exporter TauE/SafE family protein, producing the protein MSHNEVIDKVEQRVATVETQKVLIDLVNEDNKKQHWIWAVIGISIVVVAVGLYFTYNYGISQDAQTRIARFTQSVFTEKLLFFMGVGLMAQMIDGALGMAYGATSSSLLLGLGVSPAMTSTSVHVAEVFTTGASGIAHFKLGNVNKKLFLHLLIPGMIGAIIGAYLLSEKIDGNVIKPFMSAYLMILGVLILRKALQRNRPKSKTRRLGPLAFFGGFMDAIGGGGWGPIVTSTLLSKGRTVNYTIGSVNAAEFFISVSSAGTFLLFNGVDSWQVIIGLILGGVIASPFAAVLVKKMKRKPLMIMVGVLVIAMSIRTIVLVFWK; encoded by the coding sequence ATGTCGCATAACGAGGTGATCGATAAGGTTGAGCAACGGGTAGCTACCGTTGAAACACAGAAGGTGCTGATTGACCTCGTAAATGAGGACAATAAAAAGCAGCACTGGATCTGGGCAGTCATTGGTATTTCTATAGTGGTGGTGGCCGTTGGTCTCTACTTCACTTATAATTATGGTATCTCCCAGGATGCGCAAACACGCATTGCCCGTTTCACACAAAGCGTATTTACGGAAAAGCTCCTCTTCTTTATGGGAGTGGGCCTTATGGCACAGATGATAGATGGTGCGCTGGGCATGGCTTACGGAGCTACTTCTTCTTCTCTCTTATTAGGTTTGGGTGTATCACCCGCTATGACGAGTACCAGTGTACACGTAGCAGAGGTTTTTACAACCGGCGCTTCAGGTATTGCACACTTCAAACTGGGTAACGTCAACAAGAAATTATTCCTGCATTTACTCATCCCGGGTATGATCGGAGCCATAATAGGTGCCTATCTCCTGTCGGAAAAAATAGATGGTAATGTCATCAAACCCTTTATGAGTGCTTATCTCATGATCCTGGGTGTATTGATCTTACGTAAAGCTTTACAGCGCAACAGACCCAAAAGCAAAACCCGCAGACTGGGGCCCCTGGCTTTCTTCGGCGGATTCATGGATGCAATTGGCGGTGGCGGCTGGGGCCCTATTGTTACTTCTACCCTTTTGAGTAAAGGCCGCACGGTGAACTACACCATCGGTTCTGTGAATGCTGCTGAGTTTTTTATCTCTGTTTCCAGCGCAGGTACTTTCCTTTTATTCAATGGTGTCGATAGCTGGCAGGTGATCATTGGATTGATACTGGGTGGTGTGATCGCGTCTCCTTTTGCCGCAGTGCTGGTAAAGAAAATGAAGCGGAAGCCCCTCATGATCATGGTGGGTGTGCTGGTGATAGCCATGAGCATCAGAACAATTGTACTGGTGTTCTGGAAATGA
- a CDS encoding cobalamin B12-binding domain-containing protein codes for MVNPNQRPIRVLVAKVGLDGHDRGAKVIAAALRDAGMEVIYTGLRQTPEMVVSAALQEDVDAIGISILSGAHMTVFPKIIHLMKEKGMDDVLLTGGGIIPDQDMQELYEMGVGKLFPPGTNTQEIASYITGWTKEHREF; via the coding sequence ATGGTCAACCCGAATCAACGCCCCATCCGTGTATTGGTAGCCAAAGTAGGTCTGGATGGCCACGACCGCGGCGCCAAAGTGATAGCAGCAGCTCTCAGGGATGCAGGGATGGAAGTAATTTATACCGGCCTGCGCCAAACCCCGGAAATGGTGGTAAGCGCAGCCTTACAGGAAGATGTGGATGCCATTGGCATCAGCATCCTTTCCGGAGCACATATGACAGTTTTTCCAAAGATCATCCACCTCATGAAAGAAAAGGGGATGGACGATGTATTATTGACGGGCGGGGGGATCATTCCCGACCAGGATATGCAGGAATTATACGAAATGGGTGTGGGGAAACTCTTCCCTCCAGGTACCAATACCCAGGAAATTGCCAGCTACATCACAGGCTGGACAAAGGAACACAGGGAATTTTAA
- a CDS encoding glutamine--tRNA ligase/YqeY domain fusion protein — MSEERSLNFIEQIIEDDIANGVNDGRVHTRFPPEPNGYLHIGHAKSICLNFGLANKYNGKTNLRFDDTNPVTEETEYVESIKADIKWLGYQWANELYASDYFEQLHDFAVALIKKGLAYVDDLSAAEIAALKGTPTEPGKNSPHRDRSVEENLQLFADMRAGKYPDGAKVLRAKVDMAHVNMHMRDPLMYRIKHAHHHRTGDAWCIYPMYDFAHGQSDSIEKITHSICTLEFIPHRELYNWFIEQLNIFPSHQYEFARLNLSYTVMSKRKLLQLVNEEHVTGWDDPRMPTLSAYRRRGYTPSSIRTFAERVGVAKRDNLIEIGLLEFCIREELNKTANRVMAVLDPVKLVISNYPEGQTEELPAENNPEDPNAGHHNLTFSNTLYIEREDFMEEPPKKFFRLGPGLMVRLKHAYIVKCDSFEKDANGNVSTIFCSYIPESKSGSDTSGINVKGTIHWVSAAHAATAEVRLYDRLFSVENPAAEEGDFKSFINPSSLEVIPQAYIEPFLLDAKVGDKFQFLRKGYFCVDPDSTPGKLVFNRTVTLKDTWAKEVKKA; from the coding sequence ATGAGCGAAGAAAGATCCCTGAATTTTATAGAACAGATCATAGAAGATGATATTGCGAATGGCGTTAACGATGGCAGGGTACATACCCGTTTCCCTCCTGAACCAAATGGATACCTCCATATTGGCCACGCCAAGAGCATCTGCCTGAACTTCGGGCTGGCGAATAAATATAATGGTAAGACCAATCTCCGTTTTGATGATACCAACCCGGTAACAGAAGAAACGGAGTATGTAGAGTCTATTAAAGCGGATATCAAATGGCTCGGATACCAGTGGGCCAATGAACTATATGCCTCTGATTATTTTGAACAGTTGCACGATTTTGCAGTAGCGCTAATAAAAAAAGGCCTGGCCTATGTGGATGATCTGAGCGCGGCAGAGATTGCTGCTCTTAAAGGCACCCCCACGGAACCAGGAAAGAACAGCCCTCACAGGGACAGAAGCGTGGAAGAGAACCTGCAATTGTTTGCAGACATGCGTGCCGGTAAATATCCTGACGGTGCAAAAGTATTAAGGGCAAAAGTAGACATGGCCCATGTGAACATGCACATGCGCGATCCTCTGATGTACCGCATCAAACATGCGCATCATCACCGTACAGGAGATGCCTGGTGCATCTACCCCATGTATGATTTCGCTCATGGGCAAAGTGACAGCATCGAAAAGATCACGCATTCCATCTGCACGCTGGAATTTATACCCCACCGTGAGTTGTATAACTGGTTCATTGAACAACTGAATATATTTCCTTCGCACCAATACGAGTTTGCGCGCCTGAACCTGAGTTATACGGTAATGAGCAAACGCAAACTGCTGCAACTGGTGAATGAAGAACATGTAACAGGATGGGATGATCCCCGCATGCCAACATTGAGTGCATACCGCCGTCGTGGTTATACCCCTTCCAGCATCCGCACTTTTGCAGAAAGAGTAGGTGTGGCTAAAAGGGATAACCTGATAGAAATAGGTTTACTGGAATTCTGTATCCGCGAGGAACTGAATAAAACAGCCAACCGCGTGATGGCTGTACTGGACCCGGTGAAACTCGTGATCAGCAATTATCCGGAAGGGCAAACAGAAGAACTGCCGGCTGAAAACAATCCGGAAGATCCAAATGCCGGGCACCATAATCTTACTTTCAGTAACACCCTGTATATTGAAAGAGAAGATTTCATGGAAGAACCACCCAAGAAATTCTTCCGTCTTGGCCCTGGCCTGATGGTGCGGTTGAAACATGCTTACATCGTGAAATGCGACAGCTTTGAAAAAGATGCTAACGGCAATGTGTCTACGATCTTCTGCTCCTACATCCCGGAAAGCAAAAGCGGATCAGATACCAGCGGCATCAATGTGAAAGGAACCATTCACTGGGTAAGTGCAGCACATGCTGCCACAGCGGAAGTTCGTTTATACGACCGGCTTTTTTCTGTAGAAAACCCTGCCGCCGAAGAAGGTGATTTCAAATCATTCATCAACCCGTCTTCGCTGGAGGTAATACCACAGGCATACATAGAACCATTCCTGCTGGATGCTAAAGTGGGTGATAAATTCCAATTCCTCCGCAAAGGTTATTTCTGCGTGGATCCGGATTCAACACCCGGCAAACTGGTATTTAACCGTACCGTTACTCTCAAGGATACCTGGGCTAAAGAAGTGAAAAAAGCATAG
- the fumC gene encoding class II fumarate hydratase: MDYRIEKDTMGEVKVPANAYFGAQTQRSIDNFKIAQDINKMPKEIIKAFAYLKKAAALTNLEAGVLAKEKAELIGKACDEILEGKLDAEFPLVVWQTGSGTQSNMNVNEVVAYRAHVINGGQLTDKEKAVHPNDDVNKSQSSNDTFPTAMHIAAYKMLMEVTIPGIKKLRDTLAKKSKEFMHVVKIGRTHFMDATPLTLGQEISGYVSQLDHGLRAINNTLAHLSELALGGTAVGTGINTPEGYSENVAKKIAELTGLPFITAENKFESLAAHDAIVEAHGALKTVAVSLMKIANDIRMLSSGPRSGIGELHIPDNEPGSSIMPGKVNPTQCEALTMIAAQVMGNDVAISVGGATGHFELNVFKPMMIYNFLHSARLLGDGCVSFNDKCAEGLAPIEANIKKHVDNSLMLVTSLNTKIGYYKAAEIAQTAHKEGTTLKEMAVKLGYVTAEEFDAWVDPSKMVGKI; the protein is encoded by the coding sequence ATGGACTATCGGATAGAGAAAGACACGATGGGAGAGGTGAAAGTACCCGCGAATGCATATTTCGGTGCTCAGACCCAACGCTCCATCGACAATTTCAAGATCGCACAGGACATCAACAAGATGCCTAAAGAGATCATAAAAGCTTTTGCATACCTGAAAAAAGCGGCTGCCCTCACTAACCTGGAAGCAGGTGTGCTGGCGAAAGAAAAGGCAGAACTGATAGGCAAAGCCTGCGATGAGATACTGGAAGGTAAACTGGACGCGGAATTCCCATTGGTGGTTTGGCAGACCGGTTCAGGTACCCAATCCAATATGAATGTAAATGAAGTGGTAGCCTATCGCGCACATGTGATCAATGGCGGCCAGCTCACAGATAAAGAAAAAGCCGTTCATCCGAACGATGATGTAAATAAATCCCAGTCTTCCAACGATACCTTCCCTACTGCTATGCACATTGCAGCGTATAAGATGTTGATGGAAGTAACGATCCCCGGCATTAAAAAACTGCGTGACACTTTGGCTAAGAAGTCAAAGGAGTTCATGCATGTGGTGAAGATCGGCCGCACCCACTTTATGGATGCTACCCCGCTCACCCTGGGTCAGGAGATCAGTGGTTATGTGTCTCAGCTGGACCATGGTTTACGTGCTATCAATAATACCCTGGCTCACCTGAGCGAACTGGCATTGGGTGGTACTGCTGTGGGTACAGGTATCAATACACCGGAAGGTTATTCTGAAAATGTAGCAAAGAAGATCGCGGAATTAACAGGCCTGCCTTTCATCACCGCAGAGAATAAATTTGAATCACTGGCTGCGCACGATGCAATTGTGGAAGCACATGGGGCTTTGAAAACAGTGGCCGTGAGCCTGATGAAGATTGCCAATGATATCAGGATGCTGAGCTCCGGCCCGCGTTCCGGTATTGGTGAACTGCACATCCCTGATAATGAACCCGGTTCTTCCATCATGCCAGGTAAAGTGAATCCAACACAGTGTGAAGCTTTAACCATGATTGCTGCACAGGTGATGGGTAATGACGTGGCCATCAGTGTAGGTGGTGCTACCGGCCATTTTGAACTGAACGTTTTCAAACCCATGATGATCTACAACTTCCTGCATTCTGCACGTTTGCTGGGTGATGGTTGTGTGAGTTTCAATGATAAATGCGCAGAAGGACTGGCGCCTATCGAAGCAAACATCAAAAAACATGTGGATAATTCCCTGATGCTGGTAACTTCTCTGAATACAAAGATCGGTTATTACAAAGCTGCTGAAATTGCACAGACAGCGCATAAGGAAGGTACTACCTTAAAAGAAATGGCAGTGAAGTTAGGTTATGTGACAGCGGAAGAGTTTGATGCATGGGTAGATCCCAGCAAGATGGTAGGAAAGATCTGA
- a CDS encoding TatD family hydrolase has protein sequence MIWIDTHAHLYSPEFDSDRSEMVTRAIRQGVNRLLMPNIDEDSIPGMLSLEAEFPEECLPMMGLHPCYVKENVEVQLAIVQDWLTKRKFWAVGEIGLDFYWDKTLLDQQYAAFRQQIRLAMEHQLPIAIHSREATRACIDVVKELHNGHLTGVFHCFSGTKEEAQEIIDLGFYLGIGGVVTFKKAGLDVLMADIDLQHVVLETDAPYLAPVPYRGKRNESAYIPLIAQKLADVKNLKIEEVAAITTGNARKLFKMH, from the coding sequence ATGATCTGGATTGACACGCATGCCCATTTATACTCCCCTGAATTTGATTCAGATAGGAGTGAAATGGTCACCCGGGCCATCCGGCAGGGGGTAAACAGGCTGCTGATGCCCAATATTGACGAGGACTCCATACCCGGGATGTTAAGCCTGGAGGCTGAATTTCCGGAGGAATGTCTCCCCATGATGGGCCTGCACCCCTGTTACGTGAAAGAAAACGTGGAAGTACAACTGGCTATTGTGCAGGATTGGTTAACAAAGCGGAAATTCTGGGCCGTAGGGGAAATAGGGTTGGATTTTTACTGGGATAAAACTTTGCTTGATCAGCAATACGCTGCTTTCCGCCAGCAGATCAGGCTGGCCATGGAACACCAGCTCCCCATCGCCATCCATAGCCGGGAAGCCACCAGGGCCTGTATAGATGTGGTAAAAGAACTGCACAACGGCCATCTCACCGGCGTATTCCATTGTTTTTCAGGCACTAAGGAAGAAGCACAGGAGATTATAGACCTGGGATTCTACCTGGGGATAGGCGGTGTGGTGACTTTTAAGAAAGCAGGACTGGATGTACTGATGGCTGATATTGACCTTCAACATGTTGTGCTCGAAACAGATGCTCCTTACCTGGCACCTGTCCCTTATCGTGGTAAAAGGAACGAAAGTGCCTATATCCCATTGATCGCTCAGAAGCTCGCAGATGTAAAAAATCTAAAAATTGAGGAAGTAGCTGCAATTACTACAGGTAATGCCCGGAAATTATTCAAAATGCACTAA
- a CDS encoding enoyl-CoA hydratase/isomerase family protein, with amino-acid sequence MYKTLTTNIKDGIMEIAINRPDKLNALNQEVMKELALAVDEVYKNEAVRSAIITGTGPKAFVAGADISEFLSLSTDQGADLAKLGHMVFQRIEESPKPIAAAVNGFALGGGCELAMACHFRVASDNAKFGQPEVNLGIIPGYGGTQRLVQLIGKGKAMELMMTADLIGAEEARQLGLANHVTTPEELLPKTRSILLKIHEKAPLAIAKVIKCVNANFKFDVDGFKTEIAEFAGCFATQDLQEGAAAFIEKRKPVFKGE; translated from the coding sequence ATGTATAAGACGCTGACCACAAATATCAAGGATGGTATCATGGAGATTGCCATCAATCGCCCGGACAAGCTGAATGCCCTCAACCAGGAGGTAATGAAGGAACTGGCCCTGGCCGTTGACGAAGTGTATAAAAATGAAGCGGTACGCAGTGCCATTATTACGGGAACTGGTCCCAAAGCTTTTGTAGCCGGGGCGGATATCAGTGAATTCCTGAGCCTGTCTACAGACCAGGGCGCCGATCTGGCCAAACTTGGGCATATGGTGTTTCAGCGGATAGAAGAAAGCCCTAAGCCCATAGCCGCCGCAGTAAACGGTTTTGCATTAGGGGGAGGATGTGAACTAGCCATGGCCTGTCATTTCCGAGTGGCAAGCGATAATGCAAAATTCGGGCAGCCGGAAGTGAACCTGGGTATTATTCCTGGTTATGGTGGCACACAAAGACTGGTACAACTGATCGGGAAAGGCAAAGCGATGGAATTAATGATGACGGCGGACCTGATCGGAGCGGAAGAGGCCAGACAGTTGGGATTGGCCAATCATGTGACCACACCTGAAGAGTTGTTGCCTAAAACCCGTTCCATCCTGCTGAAGATCCATGAAAAAGCACCGTTGGCCATTGCGAAAGTGATCAAGTGTGTGAATGCGAATTTCAAATTTGATGTGGATGGCTTTAAAACCGAGATCGCTGAGTTTGCAGGCTGTTTTGCCACGCAGGACCTGCAGGAAGGAGCCGCTGCTTTCATTGAGAAAAGGAAACCGGTTTTCAAAGGAGAATAA